A genomic window from Lotus japonicus ecotype B-129 chromosome 1, LjGifu_v1.2 includes:
- the LOC130734270 gene encoding probable glycerol-3-phosphate acyltransferase 2, which translates to MNYSSCSKMKNVPLGHKTSLLANKTLVFDFEGVLLRSTSLFPYFMLVAFEAGGLLRSLILFLSYPLVWLVGEDQLGLKIMVFLSFFGIKMDTFRIGSAVLPKFFLEDVGWEGFEAVRCCERKVASSKLPRIMVEGFLNDYIGVEAVIARDIKSFNGYFLGLFENKKASKSKTHSPEAKEGNDIKYIDQEVFPYFQKFCLTLSSDERRNWLVLPRERYPKPLIFHDGRLAFRPTLPSSLAFFMWLPLGLFLSIFRFIFGTALPFNLSAPILAFSGTRTTLSREHEHGSFSLTQKDEENQKGMLYVCNHRTLLDPLYIAYVLDKPLSAVTYSLSRFNELVAPIRTIRLTRDREKDRETMEKLLRQGNLVVCPEGTTCREPYLLRFSPLFAELTDDIVPVAVDVKVSMFYGTTASGHKCLDPVFHLMNPNPSYFVKILKRLPPSQTCNEGGRTRIEVANYVQHEIGNALGFACTSLTRKDKYMVLAGNEGVNQKHGGSFHSCQ; encoded by the exons ATGAATTACTCTAGCTGCAGCAAGATGAAAAATGTTCCCCTTGGCCACAAAACATCACTACTTGCAAACAAGACACTAGTATTTGATTTTGAGGGTGTTCTCTTAAGATCCACTTCACTTTTCCCTTACTTCATGCTGGTTGCTTTTGAAGCTGGTGGTTTACTAAGATCCTTAATTTTGTTCCTTTCATACCCTTTGGTGTGGCTGGTGGGTGAGGATCAACTAGGCTTGAAAATCATGGTTTTCTTGTCCTTTTTTGGTATAAAAATGGACACATTCAGAATAGGATCAGCTGTTCTGCCAAAATTCTTCTTAGAAGATGTGGGATGGGAAGGCTTTGAAGCTGTGAGGTGTTGTGAGAGAAAAGTTGCATCAAGTAAGTTGCCAAGGATCATGGTTGaaggtttcttgaatgactacATAGGGGTTGAGGCTGTTATAGCTAGAGACATAAAGTCCTTCAATGGGTACTTTCTGGGGTTGTTTGAGAATAAGAAAGCAAGTAAAAGCAAAACTCATTCACCTGAGGCTAAAGAGGGCAATGACATCAAGTACATTGACCAAGAAGTTTTCCCCTATTTCCAG AAATTTTGCTTAACTTTGAGCTCTGATGAGAGGAGAAATTGGCTTGTTCTTCCTAGAGAGAGGTACCCTAAGCCATTGATCTTCCATGATGGAAGATTAGCTTTCAGACCAACCCTTCCATCTTCTCTAGCTTTCTTCATGTGGTTACCCCTTGGACTCTTTCTTTCCATCTTCAGATTTATATTCGGTACTGCATTACCCTTCAATTTGTCAGCTCCAATATTAGCATTCTCAGGGACAAGAACCACTCTTTCAAGAGAGCATGAACatggctctttttctttgaccCAAAAAGATGAAGAAAACCAAAAGGGCATGCTCTATGTGTGCAATCACAGAACCTTACTTGACCCACTTTACATTGCATATGTTTTGGACAAACCTCTCTCTGCAGTCACATACAGCTTGAGCAGATTCAATGAGCTAGTTGCCCCAATCAGAACCATAAGACTAACAAGAGACAGAGAGAAAGACAGAGAAACAATGGAGAAATTGCTGAGACAAGGTAACCTTGTGGTTTGTCCTGAGGGAACAACTTGCAGGGAACCTTATTTGTTAAGGTTTAGTCCCTTGTTTGCTGAACTCACAGATGATATTGTTCCTGTTGCTGTGGATGTGAAAGTTAGCATGTTCTATGGAACAACAGCTAGTGGCCATAAATGTTTGGACCCTGTTTTTCACCTCATGAACCCAAATCCTAGTTACTTTGTTAAAATCCTCAAGAGATTACCACCATCACAGACATGTAATGAAGGTGGGAGAACCAGGATTGAGGTTGCTAATTATGTGCAACATGAGATTGGGAATGCGTTGGGATTTGCCTGCACCAGTTTGACCAGGAAAGACAAGTACATGGTCTTGGCAGGTAACGAGGGTGTCAATCAGAAACATGGAGGTTCATTCCATAGCTGCCAGTAG
- the LOC130730992 gene encoding uncharacterized protein LOC130730992, whose translation MGTLIRAQALSSDCMISGTQQDNPEAHHPQNFQVHHSSRWRQPRHDICKFNTDAAWKKDRDMNSIAGIARDSIGRVFTGYARQTTAPTPLIAEALAMILACSLHWKKVVFESDSLKVIQACGKEKDYGEIWTVIQDIQLLRRSFDHCGFTWTHRSGNEAAHQVAALFQRGLLPTNWIHFPPTPLWKVLRLDSSPAQAADYKWHPLAHEPFPVSLV comes from the coding sequence ATGGGAACACTGATAAGAGCACAAGCTCTCTCCTCTGATTGCATGATTTCAGGTACCCAACAAGATAACCCTGAAGCTCATCACCCGCAGAATTTTCAGGTGCATCACAGTTCAAGATGGAGGCAACCTCGCCACGATATCTGCAAGTTCAACACTGATGCAGCGTGGAAGAAAGATAGAGACATGAACTCTATTGCAGGTATTGCCCGCGACTCAATTGGAAGGGTCTTCACTGGGTATGCGAGGCAAACCACAGCTCCCACCCCTTTGATCGCTGAAGCCTTGGCCATGATCTTGGCCTGCAGCCTCCATTGGAAGAAGGTGGTCTTTGAATCCGATAGCTTAAAGGTCATCCAAGCTTGCGGGAAGGAAAAAGACTATGGGGAAATTTGGACTGTCATTCAAGACATTCAACTGCTGAGAAGGAGCTTCGATCATTGTGGCTTCACCTGGACTCACAGGTCAGGGAACGAGGCTGCACATCAAGTTGCAGCTCTTTTCCAAAGAGGCCTTCTCCCCACCAATTGGATTCACTTCCCACCAACCCCTCTCTGGAAAGTGTTGAGATTAGATTCCTCCCCGGCCCAGGCCGCTGACTACAAGTGGCATCCTCTTGCCCACGAGCCCTTCCCAGTTTCATTAGTTTAA
- the LOC130731002 gene encoding protein FAR1-RELATED SEQUENCE 4-like: MDPNNNHFNTQNSVNYPFNYPNPNNYRIQNESFNNNCILRMSLPESYEVNMPQESQLANVEDIHDVPIAADYTEQFTTYRVFATREELLDWAKNVGKQHGFVIIIRRSDCGSKGRGSKGRQVATLVCEMSGKYKPYNPVLVRKGTGTKKCDCPFKLKARYTSEDGLWRLTVVRGVHNHQPAETLVGHAYAGRLTSQENDMVAKMVDNRVKPGNMLLALKDANPQNVTTIRQVYNERMAYIRAKRGQLSEMQHLMRLLEEDRYTHWSRTEEGSTVIRSLFWAHPVSIQLFNQFPTVVLLDSTYKTNKYMIPLLEMVGMTSVGFTYTNGFGYMCNEREPEVTWALEKLRGLLLKEEDMPKVMVTDKDTALMNAVKATFPTAAHLLCQFHIAKCVKAKCKLTIQDKEMWDDVGDAWNRVMYAESAEEFNAGMDFLRSLVGEHSDLMNYIKEAWLPFKHKFVKYAIDRYMHMGNTTTNRVEGAHAKLKACIKDSNSDMCVA; the protein is encoded by the exons atggatcccaacaataatCATTTTAACACCCAAAATTCTGTCAATTACCCTTTCAACTACCCAAATCCCAACAACTACAGAATTCAAAATGAATCTTTCAACAATAATTGCATTTTAAG GATGAGTCTCCCTGAGTCATATGAAGTGAACATGCCACAAGAAAGCCAATTAGCCAATGTAGAAGATATACATGATGTGCCAATTGCAGCGGACTACACAGAACAATTTACCACATATAGG GTTTTTGCTACTCGGGAGGAGCTTTTGGATTGGGCTAAGAATGTAGGAAAGCAACATGGCTTTGTGATCATAATTAGAAGGTCTGATTGTGGGAGCAAGGGTCGTGGGAGTAAAGGCAGACAGGTGGCTACTTTGGTGTGCGAGATGAGCGGAAAGTACAAACCATACAATCCTGTGTTGGTGCGGAAGGGGACAGGAACCAAGAAATGTGATTGTCCGTTCAAGCTCAAGGCGAGATACACATCAGAAGATGGTTTGTGGAGGTTGACTGTAGTACGTGGCGTCCACAACCATCAGCCAGCCGAGACTCTGGTTGGCCATGCCTATGCCGGTCGCCTTACAAGTCAAGAAAATGATATGGTTGCTAAAATGGTTGACAATAGAGTGAAGCCAGGTAACATGTTGCTTGCATTGAAGGATGCCAACCCTCAGAATGTGACTACCATAAGGCAAGTGTACAATGAGCGGATGGCATACATTAGGGCCAAGAGGGGACAATTGTCAGAGATGCAACACTTGATGAGGTTGTTGGAGGAAGACAGGTACACGCACTGGTCCAGAACTGAAGAGGGTTCCACGGTGATTCGGTCCTTATTCTGGGCCCATCCAGTTTCCATCCAACTATTCAACCAATTTCCTACTGTTGTCTTGCTTGATAGCACGTACAAGACCAACAAGTATATGATACCATTGTTGGAGATGGTTGGCATGACATCAGTTGGATTCACATACACAAACGGTTTTGGCTACATGTGCAATGAACGTGAACCTGAAGTTACATGGGCACTTGAAAAACTAAGGGGGTTGCTACTTAAAGAAGAGGACATGCCTAAAGTTATGGTTACTGACAAAGACACTGCTTTGATGAACGCAGTTAAAGCCACATTCCCTACAGCAGCTCACCTGCTATGCCAATTCCATATTGCTAAGTGTGTGAAGGCAAAGTGCAAGCTCACTATCCAAGACAAGGAGATGTGGGATGATGTCGGGGACGCATGGAATAGAGTCATGTATGCCGAGTCAGCGGAGGAGTTTAATGCAGGCATGGACTTCTTACGTTCACTTGTTGGGGAGCACTCTGACCTCATGAATTACATTAAGGAAGCTTGGTTGCCGTTTAAGCACAAGTTTGTGAAGTATGCGATTGATCGTTACATGCACATGGGCAACACAACTACTAACAG GGTTGAAGGTGCACACGCAAAACTGAAAGCGTGCATCAAAGATAGCAATAGTGACATGTGTGTGGCTTGA
- the LOC130734271 gene encoding uncharacterized protein LOC130734271 has protein sequence MEKEELDETNGASPPYVGKPKGDGFLVQDEDLEKQSKGVEGLKDDAKLLDEEDDVLENKISSHAVEKVEVDSSNIQNEDHNISREVEIENIGHGGLEFDNEQDDVLDKVSSPAVEKMEGDAFTIQYEDHDNESNAMEIQHVGHDGPEFDKELDDISDKMDEVKFDNEQDYVSDKVKSHAVEKLEGDAFTIQNEDHNKESKDMEIQHVGHDGSEFDKEADDISDKMDKVKFDNEQEDVSYKVTSHAVEKLEGEAFTIQNEDHDMELKDIEIQHVGHDGSEFDKEPDDISGKMDKVKFSNEQDGVSDKVTSHAVEKLEGEAFTIQNEDHDMELKDIEIQHVGHDGSEFDKEPDDISDKMDEVKFGNEQDDVSDKVNSHAVEKMEGDAFAIQNEDHNKESKDMEIQHVGYDGSEFDKELDDISDKMDEMKDVKLSTREEMIDNMIGESEFAQRVDESMDLQRGPQEENLEASSSIVPGESFHEVLESISLNSEIQANDDRKEYSGANIDNNGDFESKSQEVHLDNNFTHNDMGEENDNTSNEDRNSELVFDGKEVLGVEASQGTLADVLYAEPETPRVVERAVALTNFVRVKSVAVVSTMLRRISGKIGEDSVCNYDDVGKDVSNLHSESEPKDVSKKEVEKATLNPLNQREDPINEGPPKPIAMKGRIILYTRLGCQESKKVRQFLYMKRLRYVEINIDVYPGRKTELENMSGSTSVPKVFFNEILIGGLTELKTLNESGKLDEKIDFLITEPPSFEGPFPPLSGEDDMSSSGALDEMALIARKMKESIVVKDRFSKMRRFTNCFLGSEAVDFLSEDQYLERKEAVEFGRKLASKLFFQHVLDENLFEDGNHLYRFLDDDPIVASQCHNIPRGIITVKPKPITEIASRLRFLSYAMFEAYASEDGRHVDYRSMHGSEEFARYLRVVEELQRVEILNMSREERLAFFINLYNMMTIHAILIWGHPAGALERRKLFGDFKYVISGCTYSLSAIQNGILRGNQRPPYSLMKPFGAKDKRAKVALSFCEPLIHFALVCGTRSGPALRCYSPGEIDKELMDAARNVLRSGGLLIDFTTKVANASKILKWFSVDFGKNEIEVMKHVSIYLDPADLELLLDLLASSELKVTYQPYDWGLNC, from the exons ATGGAAAAGGAAGAGCTAGACGAGACTAATGGGGCAAGTCCTCCATATGTTGGAAAGCCAAAAGGAGATGGTTTTCTTGTTCAAGATGAAGATTTGGAAAAGCAATCAAAGGGGGTGGAGGGTTTGAAGGATGACGCTAAGCTTCTcgatgaggaagatgatgtgTTGGAAAACAAGATAAGTTCTCATGCTGTTGAAAAGGTAGAAGTAGATTCTTCAAATATTCAGAATGAAGATCacaacatatcaagggaggtggaaattgaaaatattGGTCATGGTGGCCTTGAGTTTGACAATGAACAAGATGATGTGTTAGACAAAGTAAGTTCTCCTGCTGTTGAAAAGATGGAAGGAGATGCTTTTACGATTCAATATGAAGATCATGACAATGAATCAAATGCTATGGAAATTCAACATGTTGGTCATGATGGCCCTGAGTTTGACAAAGAGCTAGATGATATATCAGACAAGATGGATGAGGTCAAGTTTGACAATGAACAAGATTATGTGTCAGACAAAGTGAAGTCTCATGCTGTTGAAAAGCTGGAAGGAGATGCTTTTACCATTCAAAATGAAGATCATAACAAGGAATCAAAGGATATGGAAATTCAACATGTTGGTCATGATGGTTCTGAGTTTGACAAAGAGGCAGATGATATATCAGACAAGATGGATAAGGTGAAGTTTGACAATGAACAAGAAGATGTGTCATACAAAGTGACTTCTCATGCTGTTGAAAAGCTGGAAGGAGAAGCTTTTACCATTCAAAATGAAGATCATGACATGGAATTGAAGGATATTGAAATTCAACATGTTGGTCATGATGGTTCTGAGTTTGACAAAGAGCCAGATGATATATCAGGCAAGATGGATAAGGTGAAGTTTAGCAATGAACAAGATGGTGTGTCAGACAAAGTGACTTCTCATGCTGTTGAAAAGCTGGAAGGAGAAGCTTTTACCATTCAAAATGAAGATCATGACATGGAATTGAAGGATATTGAAATTCAACATGTGGGTCATGATGGTTCTGAGTTTGACAAAGAGCCAGATGATATATCAGACAAGATGGATGAGGTGAAGTTTGGCAATGAACAAGATGATGTGTCAGACAAAGTGAATTCTCATGCTGTTGAAAAGATGGAAGGAGATGCTTTTGCCATTCAAAATGAAGATCATAACAAGGAATCAAAGGATATGGAAATTCAACATGTTGGTTATGATGGCTCTGAGTTTGACAAAGAGCTAGATGATATATCAGACAAGATGGATGAGATGAAAGATGTAAAGTTGAGTACGCGCGAGGAGATGATAGACAATATGATTGGAGAATCTGAGTTCGCTCAGAGGGTAGATGAGAGTATGGATTTGCAGCGTGGACCTCAGGAAGAAAACTTGGAGGCTAGTAGTAGTATTGTTCCTGGTGAATCATTTCATGAGGTACTTGAGAGTATTTCCTTGAACTCTGAAATTCAAGCCAATGatgacagaaaagagtattcTGGTGCTAACATTGACAACAATGGAGATTTTGAGTCTAAAAGTCAAGAGGTGCATTTAGATAATAATTTCACACATAATGACATGGGTGAAGAGAATGATAACACTTCTAATGAGGATAGAAATTCAGAACTTGTATTTGATGGAAAAGAGGTTCTTGGTGTGGAAGCTAGTCAAGGGACACTTGCAGATGTTTTGTATGCTGAACCAGAGACTCCACGTGTGGTTGAGCGAGCTGTAGCTCTTACAAACTTTGTTAGGGTGAAAAGTGTGGCAGTAGTCTCCACTATGCTCCGTCGAATTTCTGGAAAAATAGGTGAAGATTCTGTGTGTAATTATGATGATGTAGGTAAGGATGTTTCAAATTTACACAGTGAGAGTGAACCCAAGGATGTTTCTAAAAAGGAAGTGGAGAAAGCAACTTTGAACCCCCTAAATCAGAGGGAGGATCCAATAAATGAAGGTCCACCAAAACCTATAGCCATGAAAGGACGTATTATATTGTACACAAGACTAGGGTGCCAAGAATCTAAAAAGGTTAGACAATTTTTGTATATGAAAAGACTTAGATATGTTGAAATCAACATTGATGTATACCCTGGTAGAAAGACAGAGTTGGAGAACATGTCTGGATCTACTTCTGTTCCTAAGGTTTTTTTCAATGAGATACTTATTGGAGGCTTAACTGAGCTAAAAACCTTAAATGAATCTGGCAAGCTTGATGAGAAGATTGACTTTCTAATTACTGAACCACCATCATTTGAAGGGCCATTTCCACCCCTTTCTGGAGAGGATGATATGTCCAGTAGTGGGGCACTTGATGAAATGGCTCTAATTGCGCGGAAAATGAAAGAATCTATTGTTGTGAAGGACAGATTTAGCAAAATGCGAAGATTCACTAACTGTTTTCTTGGCTCTGAAGCTGTGGATTTCTTATCAGAAGATCAATATTTAGAAAGGAAAGAG GCTGTCGAGTTTGGACGAAAGCTTGCTAGCAAACTCTTCTTTCAGCATGTTCTTGA TGAGAATCTATTTGAGGATGGTAATCACTTGTATCGGTTTTTGGATGACGACCCAATTGTAGCATCTCAGTGTCACAACATCCCAAGGGGGATAATTACTGTGAAACCTAAACCTATAACTGAAATTGCATCAAGGCTGAGATTTTTGTCATATGCAATGTTTGAAGCCTATGCCTCTGAAGACGGACGACATGTCGATTATAGAAGTATGCACGGCAGTGAGGAGTTTGCAAG GTATCTAAGAGTGGTAGAAGAGCTACAAAGAGTGGAAATATTGAATATGTCTAGAGAAGAGAGGCTTGCTTTCTTTATTAATCTTTATAATATGATGACTATTCATGCAATCTTAATATGGGGTCATCCAGCTGGAGCACTTGAAAGGAGGAAATTGTTTGGAGACTTCAAATATGTTATTAGTGGGTGCACCTACTCACTTTCAGCTATTCAAAATGGCATTTTGAGGGGCAACCAACGACCACCGTATAGCCTCATGAAGCCATTTGGTGCAAAAGATAAACGTGCCAAA gtGGCCCTATCTTTCTGTGAGCCCCTTATTCATTTTGCTCTAGTATGCGGTACTCGATCTGGGCCTGCACTGCGATGTTATTCTCCTGGGGAAATAGACAAAGAACTAATGGATGCAGCCCGTAATGTCTTAAGAAGTGGAGGCCTTTTAATAGATTTTACAACAAAGGTTGCAAATGCCAGTAAGATCCTTAAATG GTTTAGTGTAGATTTTGGCAAGAATGAGATAGAGGTAATGAAGCATGTCTCAATCTACTTAGATCCAGCTGACCTTGAATTATTGTTGGACTTGCTTGCCTCTTCTGAGTTAAAGGTGACATATCAGCCTTATGACTGGGGTTTGAACTGCTAG
- the LOC130731013 gene encoding uncharacterized protein LOC130731013: MNPSAQVGSNHSASITNTGSSSQEGVQTNSTSPNEVHANAQDGPQVAASSSTQRKPKNASWNVNVIDPDGHIIPSKLRAADVLSTKTPNRILTQWNSRSQPVGESGGLLGQALGLLASNFSHFPIVYENWKIVPDHYKDSVYATIKEKFVVNEDDHRKFILTSLGKKWRDNKSELFLEKYDWGVSMAQNIQNPPVGIEPDHWILFVQHKLSDKQREISEKNAANRAKQVIPHTLGSKSLARKKDELELQDGRPYSRADMYLVSHQKNDGTYVNDETRLKCDQLRTAIENCSSENEAFVDTFGNERPGYVRGMGLGVTPSQLTISSFNRSTLQNDGLIEKMQSEIESLKEKAAEVDALKAQVAEMDVLKEQLAFLMQSLSMNSPQSSPLSEYVGFILSGFNAIEHDFNEVVNLESPRETRSSSSSSHV; this comes from the exons ATGAATCCAAGTGCACAAGTTGGTAGCAATCATAGTGCGTCGATAACAAATACTGGATCATCATCTCAGGAAGGTGTTCAAACTAACTCAACCAGTCCAAATGAGGTACATGCAAATGCTCAGGATGGGCCACAAGTTGCAGCTTCATCCTCAACTCAAAGAAAGCCTAAAAATGCTAGTTGGAATGTGAATGTCATAG ATCCCGATGGTCATATTATTCCATCAAAGTTAAGAGCAGCTGATGTCTTGTCTACAAAAACTCCCAATAGGATACTAACCCAGTGGAATTCACGTAGCCAACCAGTAGGAGAGTCTGGTGGCTTATTGGGTCAAGCTTTGGGGCTTCTGGCGAGCAATTTTTCCCATTTTCCAATAGTGTATGAGAACTGGAAAATAGTACCTGATCATTACAAGGATAGTGTTTATGCCACCATCAAG GAAAAATTCGTGGTAAATGAGGATGATCATAGAAAATTTATCTTAACTAGTTTGGGGAAGAAATGGAGAGACAACAAATCTGAACTGTTCCTTGAGAAGTATGATTGGGGAGTTTCTATGGCACAAAATATTCAGAATCCCCCAGTAGGGATTGAGCCAGATCATTGGATACTTTTTGTGCAGCACAAGCTAAGTGATAAACAAAGG GAAATATCTGAAAAAAATGCAGCAAATCGAGCTAAACAAGTGATCCCTCATACACTGGGATCAAAGTCACTAGCAAGAAAGAAAGATGAGCTG GAGTTGCAAGATGGACGACCATATAGTAGAGCAGACATGTATCTTGTTTCTCATCAAAAGAATGATGGAACTTATGTTAATGATGAGACTAGACTCAAATGT GACCAATTGCGTACCGCAATTGAAAATTGTTCTTCTGAGAATGAAGCCTTTGTTGATACTTTTGGGAATGAACGTCCTGGATATGTACGTGGCATGGGACTTGGAGTAACTCCAAGTCAGCTCACTATATCTAGCTTCAACAGGTCAACCCTTCAAAATGATggtttgattgaaaaaatgCAATCTGAAATTGAATCTCTAAAGGAAAAAGCTGCTGAAGTTGATGCTTTAAAAGCACAAGTTGCTGAGATGGATGTTTTGAAGGAACAACTTGCTTTCCTTATGCaa TCTTTGTCTATGAATTCTCCTCAATCCTCACCACTTTCAGAATATGTAGGCTTTATTTTAAGTGGCTTTAACGCCATAGAACATGATTTTAATGAG GTTGTTAACTTGGAATCACCGAGAGAAACGAGGTCGTCTTCCTCCTCTAGTCATGTTTGA